In one window of Mercurialis annua linkage group LG4, ddMerAnnu1.2, whole genome shotgun sequence DNA:
- the LOC126677104 gene encoding beta-glucosidase 12-like encodes MNLNMKMEAKSSNLISLLLLLLLIINSSVPTYQAQSPAVPVSKFDSSYFPQGFLWGTATSAYQTEGEANSKGRGPSTWDTFTHKFPERIDDRSNGDVATNSYNLYKDDIKKMKTNLGMNAFRFSISWSRVIPSGKLSKGVNEEGINFYNRLINETLKNGLVPFATLFHWDVPQGLEDEYGGFLSPKIVSDFKDYANLCFQRFGDRVKNWITINEPYVFTVHGYDRGDLAPGRCSSWVNKACRAGNSAVEPYIVGHNVLLAHAAGVQAYKKQGQKGKIGITLDVTWPVPYSTSAADRAAAQRNLEFSYGWFMDPLTYGYYPKIMRNRIGRRLPYFTKKQAQQLKGSYDFIGINYYTANFASANVTRDPNPIHIRFGTESAVNLTKFRDGKPIGLQASPSWLYVFPEGIRYVLNYTKDKYNDPVLYITENGIGNDKNGRKDLMRIKYFEDHLWNVLKSICDYKVNVKGYFAWSFVDNFEWSNGYTVKMGLFEVDRNTMIRYPKLSVGWFKNFLQNKNSTGGPKCSKNRLA; translated from the exons ATGAATTTGAATATGAAAATGGAAGCAAAAAGCTCCAATCTGATCTCATTGTTGCTTCTGCTTTTACTCATAATTAACTCTTCTGTCCCGACGTATCAGGCGCAGAGTCCCGCCGTGCCGGTTTCCAAGTTCGATAGTAGCTATTTTCCACAAGGGTTTTTGTGGGGCACAGCCACTTCTGCTTATCAG ACTGAAGGAGAAGCAAACTCAAAGGGCAGAGGACCTAGCACATGGGACACATTTACTCACAAGTTCCCAGAAAGGATAGACGATCGTAGCAATGGAGATGTTGCCACTAATTCCTACAATCTTTACAAA GATGATAtcaagaaaatgaaaacaaatttgGGTATGAATGCTTTCAGATTCTCCATTTCATGGTCGAGAGTGATACCTA gtGGGAAATTAAGCAAAGGAGTAAATGAAGAAggaattaatttttacaatcgGCTTATCAATGAAACTTTAAAGAATG GTTTGGTTCCTTTTGCAACCCTTTTTCATTGGGATGTTCCTCAAGGACTTGAAGATGAGTATGGTGGCTTCTTAAGCCCTAAGATAGT ATCTGATTTTAAGGATTACGCAAACCTTTGCTTCCAAAGATTTGGAGATCGAGTAAAGAATTGGATCACTATAAATGAACCATATGTTTTTACTGTACATGGCTATGATAGGGGCGATTTGGCCCCCGGCCGATGCTCATCTTGGGTTAATAAAGCATGCCGAGCAGGAAATTCAGCGGTTGAACCATATATAGTTGGCCACAACGTGCTCCTTGCTCATGCAGCCGGTGTTCAAGCATATAAAAAACAG GGTCAAAAGGGCAAAATTGGAATAACACTTGACGTGACTTGGCCGGTACCTTACTCCACAAGCGCAGCTGATCGTGCAGCTGCTCAAAGAAACCTTGAATTCTCTTATGGTTG GTTTATGGACCCCTTAACCTATGGTTATTATCCAAAGATAATGAGAAATCGAATAGGACGTCGATTGCCCTATTTCACAAAGAAACAAGCTCAGCAATTAAAAGGATCTTACGATTTTATTGGCATAAACTATTACACTGCAAATTTTGCTTCTGCAAATGTTACTCGCGATCCTAATCCAATTCATATTAGATTTGGAACTGAAAGTGCTGTTAATTTGACGA AATTCAGAGATGGAAAACCCATTGGTTTGCAG GCTTCTCCAAGTTGGTTATATGTATTTCCAGAAGGAATTCGATATGTTTTAAACTACACCAAAGATAAATATAATGATCCAGTACTTTATATTACAGAAAATG gtATTGGTAATGATAAAAATGGTCGCAAAGATTTGATGaggataaaatattttgaggaCCATTTATGGAATGTGCTGAAATCTATATG TGATTACAAGGTTAATGTGAAAGGTTATTTTGCTTGGTCATTTGTGGACAACTTTGAGTGGTCAAATGGGTATACAGTAAAGATGGGTTTATTTGAGGTAGACCGAAATACAATGATCAGATATCCAAAACTCTCAGTTGGGTGGTTCAAGAATTTCCTCCAAAATAAGAATTCCACCGGCGGACCCAAATGCAGTAAAAACCGGCTAGCATAA